Proteins from one Pseudoliparis swirei isolate HS2019 ecotype Mariana Trench chromosome 22, NWPU_hadal_v1, whole genome shotgun sequence genomic window:
- the LOC130212550 gene encoding retinoic acid receptor RXR-beta-A-like isoform X2, with amino-acid sequence MSSQQLNSSASNSPTNILGSPFSVISPSLNSPVISPSLGFGPISNSQISSSAPISGMHSISSSEDIKPPFGLRPMPAHSPGIMLSQKRMCVICGDRSSGKHYGVYSCEGCKGFFKRTVRKDLSYTCRDNKECLVDKRQRNRCQYCRYQKCLAMGMKREAVQEERQRNREREGELEFSVGVNEEMPVEKILEAETAVEQKTELHSDGGSAGNSPHDAVTNICQTADKQLFALVEWAKRIPHFSELPLDDQVILLRAGWNELLIASFSHRSIGLKDGVLLASELQRDNAHNAGVGAIFDRESVQSAEVGAIFDRVLTELVNKMRDMQMDKTELGCLRAIVLFNPDAKGLSNTGEVELLREKVYASLEAYCKQKYPEQQGRFAKLLLRLPALRSIGLKCLEHLFFFKLIGDTPIDTFLMEMLEAPHQLS; translated from the exons ATGTCCTCACAGCAACTCAACAGTTCAGCCTCCAACAGCCCCACCAACATCCTGGGTTCTCCTTTCTCAGTTATCAGTCCCTCGCTTAACTCCCCAGTAATCTCGCCGTCACTCGGATTTGGACCCATCAGCAACAGTCAG ATTTCTTCTTCAGCACCTATATCAGGGATGCACTCAATCAGCAGCTCTGAAGATATCAAGCCTCCATTTGGCCTGAGGCCTATGCCAGCTCACAGCCCTGGAATAATGTTGTCTCAGAAACGCATGTGTGTCATCTGTGGAGACCGCTCTTCTG GCAAGCACTACGGAGTGTACAGCTGTGAGGGTTGCAAAGGTTTCTTCAAACGAACTGTGCGCAAAGACCTTAGCTATACCTGCAGAGATAACAAAGAGTGCCTGGTCGACAAACGCCAGCGCAATCGCTGCCAGTACTGCCGCTACCAGAAGTGCCTGGCCATGGGCATGAAGAGGGAAG CCGTCCAGGAGGAGCGCCAGCGGAACAGGGAGCGCGAAGGCGAGCTGGAGTTCAGCGTGGGAGTGAATGAGGAGATGCCCGTCGAGAAGATTTTAGAGGCAGAAACTGCTGTGGAGCAGAAGACCGAGCTTCACTCTGACGGCGGCTCTGCAGGCAACTCT CCCCATGATGCCGTGACCAACATCTGTCAGACTGCAGACAAGCAGCTGTTTGCCTTGGTGGAGTGGGCAAAGAGAATCCCTCATTTTTCTGAACTGCCCCTTGATGACCAGGTCATCCTCCTGCGTGCAG GCTGGAATGAGCTCCTCATTGCCTCATTCTCCCACCGCTCCATCGGTCTGAAGGATGGAGTTCTCTTGGCCTCTGAGCTGCAGCGCGACAACGCACACAACGCCGGAGTTGGAGCCATTTTTGACAG GGAGAGTGTGCAGAGTGCAGAGGTCGGTGCCATATTTGACAG GGTCCTTACAGAGCTCGTCAATAAAATGAGAGATATGCAAATGGACAAAACGGAGCTGGGCTGCCTCCGAGCCATCGTCCTATTCAACCCAG ATGCTAAAGGGCTCTCCAACACCGGCGAGGTGGAACTCCTTCGAGAAAAGGTCTATGCATCATTGGAAGCCTACTGCAAACAGAAATACCCGGAGCAGCAGGGAAG GTTTGCTAAGCTCCTCCTGCGACTGCCAGCACTGCGATCCATCGGCTTGAAGTGCTTGGagcatcttttctttttcaagctGATCGGTGACACACCTATTGACACTTTTCTCATGGAAATGCTTGAAGCTCCCCATCAGTTGTCATAA
- the LOC130212549 gene encoding macrophage mannose receptor 1-like, producing the protein MIMPGNRWIGRKGTQTLYLLLISGFCFFDLGSSDFHLSNTAKSYTEAKAYCREMYTDLAAIHNSTQMDHLITLVPSTIARAWIGLETGDVWMWHWSWPDQKLIFLNWKVGEPQMKNKDACATMDQRGEWIESDCGTKINFVCRGNSNTSGLIFVDKTKTWRDAQNYCRGLLSELISINSSVENEAVHNVSRSQNVWIGLFKDPWMWSDGSKSSFRYWKPRQPNNLSGKNCVAAIFTDKGQWNDLKCSGKRFFVCRGARKSIPTTTSQTSTQPMATEMTTLQSTSTQDVKVTYPFTLATMYQSHTTHITTEEATTAYELTTPKATNLESSTPNTELNNTTTGMSTVTRTQQPPTTTAQVTTGSTSTLTTLMGTSAQITTPSSTPKPTENSQSFPTESLILIQENMTWIEAMDYCREHHLDLVDITTKDLQGKVAETAKNATSLHVWLGLRYTCKFNFWFWTKSTSGCYHNWASGQGFEVKYGCGVAGAIEATGWQQWVGLPETEQLNFICYTCPG; encoded by the exons ATGATCATGCCTGGAAACAGATGGATCGGGAGAAAAGGGACTCAAACACTTTATCTGCTTTTGATCTCAG GATTTTGCTTCTTTGATCTGGGATCTTCAGATTTTCACCTAAGTAACACGGCCAAGTCCTACACTGAAGCAAAGGCCTATTGCAGAGAGATGTACACTGATCTAGCAGCAATTCACAACTCAACTCAAATGGATCATTTAATCACTTTAGTTCCAAGTACCATTGCCAGAGCCTGGATAGGCCTGGAGACTGGAGATGTGTGGATGTGGCATTGGTCCTGGCCAGATCAGAAACTGATTTTTCTTAACTGGAAGGTAGGAGAACCACAAATGAAGAATAAAGATGCTTGTGCAACAATGGATCAACGAGGAGAGTGGATTGAAAGTGACTGTGGGACCAAAATAAATTTTGTTTGTCGAG GCAACAGCAATACCAGTGGTCTCATTTTTGTTGATAAGACCAAAACATGGAGGGACGCTCAGAATTATTGCAGGGGCTTGTTATCGGAGCTCATTAGCATAAACTCGTCAGTAGAGAATGAGGCGGTACATAATGTGTCTAGATCACAAAATGTGTGGATTGGCCTCTTCAAAGATCCCTGGATGTGGTCTGACGGGAGCAAGAGCTCATTCCGTTACTGGAAACCTCGTCAGCCGAACAACTTGAGTGGGAAGAATTGTGTTGCTGCTATATTCACAGATAAAGGGCAGTGGAATGACTTGAAATGCAGCGGCAAGCGCTTTTTTGTTTGTCGTGGAG CCAGGAAATCAATTCCAACCACCACATCTCAAACAAGTACACAGCCGATGGCCACAGAAATGACAACCCTTCAAAGCACTTCGACTCAAGATGTGAAAGTAACATATCCGTTCACTTTGGCTACTATGTATCAATCACACACTACACATATTACCACTGAAGAAGCTACAACTGCTTATGAACTGACGACACCAAAAGCCACAAACCTTGAGTCAAGTACACCAAATACTGAGCTCAACAACACCACGACAGGAATGTCAACTGTGACACGTACACAGCAACCTCCCACTACTACTGCACAAGTGACCACAGGGAGTACCTCTACACTAACAACGCTCATGGGGACTTCAGCCCAGATCACGACACCGTCCTCAACTCCAAAGCCCACTGAAAACAGTCAAAGTTTTCCTACAG AAAGCCTGATACTAATTCAAGAAAATATGACATGGATTGAAGCGATGGATTACTGCAGGGAGCACCATCTTGACCTTGTTGACATTACCACCAAAGACCTTCAGGGGAAGGTGGCTGAAACAGCAAAGAACGCCACATCACTTCATGTTTGGCTGGGTCTACGGTACACTTGTAAATTTAACTTTTGGTTCTGGACGAAGTCAACTTCTGGCTGTTACCACAATTGGGCCTCGGGACAAGGATTTGAAGTGAAATATGGCTGTGGTGTCGCAGGTGCCATTGAGGCCACTGGGTGGCAGCAGTGGGTGGGCTTGCCTGAGACAGAACAACTGAATTTCATATGCTACACATGCCCTGGATGA
- the LOC130212550 gene encoding retinoic acid receptor RXR-beta-A-like isoform X1 — translation MSSQQLNSSASNSPTNILGSPFSVISPSLNSPVISPSLGFGPISNSQISSSAPISGMHSISSSEDIKPPFGLRPMPAHSPGIMLSQKRMCVICGDRSSGKHYGVYSCEGCKGFFKRTVRKDLSYTCRDNKECLVDKRQRNRCQYCRYQKCLAMGMKREVIKHVKWIKEDGKDEGWMTVQEERQRNREREGELEFSVGVNEEMPVEKILEAETAVEQKTELHSDGGSAGNSPHDAVTNICQTADKQLFALVEWAKRIPHFSELPLDDQVILLRAGWNELLIASFSHRSIGLKDGVLLASELQRDNAHNAGVGAIFDRESVQSAEVGAIFDRVLTELVNKMRDMQMDKTELGCLRAIVLFNPDAKGLSNTGEVELLREKVYASLEAYCKQKYPEQQGRFAKLLLRLPALRSIGLKCLEHLFFFKLIGDTPIDTFLMEMLEAPHQLS, via the exons ATGTCCTCACAGCAACTCAACAGTTCAGCCTCCAACAGCCCCACCAACATCCTGGGTTCTCCTTTCTCAGTTATCAGTCCCTCGCTTAACTCCCCAGTAATCTCGCCGTCACTCGGATTTGGACCCATCAGCAACAGTCAG ATTTCTTCTTCAGCACCTATATCAGGGATGCACTCAATCAGCAGCTCTGAAGATATCAAGCCTCCATTTGGCCTGAGGCCTATGCCAGCTCACAGCCCTGGAATAATGTTGTCTCAGAAACGCATGTGTGTCATCTGTGGAGACCGCTCTTCTG GCAAGCACTACGGAGTGTACAGCTGTGAGGGTTGCAAAGGTTTCTTCAAACGAACTGTGCGCAAAGACCTTAGCTATACCTGCAGAGATAACAAAGAGTGCCTGGTCGACAAACGCCAGCGCAATCGCTGCCAGTACTGCCGCTACCAGAAGTGCCTGGCCATGGGCATGAAGAGGGAAG TGATCAAACATGTAAAGTGGATAAAAGAAGATGGAAAAGATGAGGGATGGATGA CCGTCCAGGAGGAGCGCCAGCGGAACAGGGAGCGCGAAGGCGAGCTGGAGTTCAGCGTGGGAGTGAATGAGGAGATGCCCGTCGAGAAGATTTTAGAGGCAGAAACTGCTGTGGAGCAGAAGACCGAGCTTCACTCTGACGGCGGCTCTGCAGGCAACTCT CCCCATGATGCCGTGACCAACATCTGTCAGACTGCAGACAAGCAGCTGTTTGCCTTGGTGGAGTGGGCAAAGAGAATCCCTCATTTTTCTGAACTGCCCCTTGATGACCAGGTCATCCTCCTGCGTGCAG GCTGGAATGAGCTCCTCATTGCCTCATTCTCCCACCGCTCCATCGGTCTGAAGGATGGAGTTCTCTTGGCCTCTGAGCTGCAGCGCGACAACGCACACAACGCCGGAGTTGGAGCCATTTTTGACAG GGAGAGTGTGCAGAGTGCAGAGGTCGGTGCCATATTTGACAG GGTCCTTACAGAGCTCGTCAATAAAATGAGAGATATGCAAATGGACAAAACGGAGCTGGGCTGCCTCCGAGCCATCGTCCTATTCAACCCAG ATGCTAAAGGGCTCTCCAACACCGGCGAGGTGGAACTCCTTCGAGAAAAGGTCTATGCATCATTGGAAGCCTACTGCAAACAGAAATACCCGGAGCAGCAGGGAAG GTTTGCTAAGCTCCTCCTGCGACTGCCAGCACTGCGATCCATCGGCTTGAAGTGCTTGGagcatcttttctttttcaagctGATCGGTGACACACCTATTGACACTTTTCTCATGGAAATGCTTGAAGCTCCCCATCAGTTGTCATAA